One part of the Nitrospirae bacterium YQR-1 genome encodes these proteins:
- a CDS encoding nitrous oxide reductase accessory protein NosL produces the protein MLKKFVYFVTFFFVLGLNTSLLAFDAKKPGTNDKCGVCGMLVKAFPKWVSQVVFKDGTYVFFDGPKDMLKFYFDVAKYRKDKTQEDVSDIYVTDYYSAKTVKADSVVFVFGSNVEGPMGAEAVPVSEDKVKGFILDHKGDKTLKFSEITAADIPGAMKHDMKKH, from the coding sequence ATGTTAAAGAAGTTTGTTTATTTTGTAACATTTTTTTTTGTTTTAGGATTAAACACATCGCTTTTGGCCTTTGATGCTAAAAAACCCGGCACAAACGATAAGTGTGGTGTTTGTGGTATGCTTGTTAAGGCCTTTCCGAAGTGGGTGTCTCAGGTAGTTTTTAAAGATGGCACATATGTTTTTTTTGACGGCCCTAAGGATATGCTGAAATTTTACTTCGATGTTGCCAAATACCGCAAAGATAAAACCCAGGAAGATGTATCAGACATATACGTTACGGATTACTACAGTGCTAAGACCGTAAAGGCGGACTCTGTGGTTTTTGTCTTTGGCAGTAACGTAGAGGGCCCTATGGGAGCAGAGGCTGTGCCGGTTTCCGAGGATAAGGTAAAAGGCTTTATTCTTGACCATAAGGGTGATAAGACACTTAAATTCAGTGAAATAACCGCTGCAGATATCCCGGGCGCTATGAAGCACGATATGAAGAAACACTAA
- a CDS encoding ABC transporter permease — protein MAAWGHNKILEYAISSLLRKKYKNLAIIVVFSILIAIISSILFLTHAFKVEAMNVFYDSPELIVQKLAAGRHDLVPLNYIEQISSIAGVGSVQPRYWGYYYDTLTHANYTIIGLTKELDGLKLLEGKLPQTKGECAVGKGVAKLRKLSFNDNMFLAIGDSRSVSLKVVGIFDSVSAMFTNDLVIMDREDLIGFFDIPKDRATDLIVEVYNDSEIQTVATKIVRTWPDARVILKGDIIRTYDNVFNWRGGIIVTMFFGALLAFAIFVWDKATGLSAAERREIGILKAIGWETSDVLKLKFHEGMVVSLLSFLTGLILAYVHVFLFGAALFGPVLKGWSVLFPPFQPIPYINIYHVFSIFFLTVVPYVVSTVVPSWKAAITDPDTIMRT, from the coding sequence ATGGCCGCATGGGGACACAATAAAATCCTTGAATATGCAATTTCATCCCTGCTTAGGAAAAAGTATAAAAACCTTGCCATTATTGTGGTCTTTAGTATATTAATTGCCATTATAAGTTCCATACTGTTTCTCACACATGCTTTTAAGGTGGAGGCTATGAATGTCTTTTATGATTCTCCTGAGTTAATAGTCCAGAAACTGGCTGCCGGACGCCATGATCTCGTACCGCTTAATTATATTGAGCAGATATCCTCAATTGCCGGTGTCGGCAGTGTGCAACCCCGCTACTGGGGATACTATTACGATACTTTGACACATGCCAACTATACGATTATCGGTCTGACAAAGGAACTTGACGGACTTAAACTCCTTGAGGGTAAACTCCCTCAAACAAAAGGAGAGTGTGCTGTGGGTAAAGGTGTTGCCAAACTCAGAAAACTCAGTTTTAATGATAATATGTTTCTTGCAATCGGTGACAGTAGAAGTGTTTCCCTTAAAGTTGTCGGTATTTTTGACAGCGTATCGGCGATGTTTACCAACGATCTTGTTATTATGGACAGAGAAGACCTTATTGGTTTCTTTGATATTCCCAAAGACCGTGCCACAGACCTGATAGTAGAGGTTTATAACGATAGTGAGATACAAACAGTAGCCACAAAGATAGTAAGAACATGGCCCGATGCCAGAGTTATACTAAAAGGCGACATAATTCGCACCTATGACAACGTGTTTAACTGGCGGGGTGGGATTATTGTCACTATGTTTTTCGGTGCTCTGCTTGCCTTTGCCATTTTTGTATGGGATAAGGCAACAGGGTTGAGTGCAGCGGAAAGACGGGAAATCGGTATTCTTAAAGCAATCGGATGGGAAACCTCAGATGTGTTGAAGTTAAAGTTCCATGAGGGTATGGTCGTCTCCCTACTGTCGTTTCTAACCGGTTTAATTCTTGCTTATGTACATGTGTTTTTATTCGGAGCAGCGCTCTTTGGGCCGGTTCTGAAGGGATGGTCAGTGTTGTTTCCGCCGTTTCAACCCATCCCATACATTAATATATACCATGTGTTTTCAATTTTTTTTCTAACAGTTGTCCCTTATGTGGTAAGCACGGTTGTGCCCTCATGGAAGGCGGCGATAACTGACCCTGATACAATAATGAGGACATAG
- a CDS encoding glycosyltransferase family 39 protein: protein MKIDKKAAVFFGFIFLIGAFFFIYRLDSRILWEDESATANLAVNILKYGIPLGDDGKNRLIFNVSNDLNEDSIWVLSPWLSEYLTAGSFAIFGKSEFAARLPFAVLGFLSVIFLFYVVWDIFKDRQLALLSLLLSVTSEVLILHSRQCRYYAVSVFMQVLFIFAFYLLLQRKRIGIVYMFIALTCQFYSSYLFVPGNLLLAVTAGFILRKKYPGVFGDLIIAAVIVSSLGLIWVIYAKLWNQTQYIGITSYYEKLLFYIMQINMTMFPLLLLLLLLVFYRKSDFVVNSISRDMMFFILAIIPFQIVFIINYFTFFLRYIIILVPVFIVLQSLILRRSPPLLRYTIAGILCLTNFIGYTGLISFKAFMATRPRFEIQRPRVTLKDIFMERVTPYVNRSGEVIAFLNKNTLPGQSLLACGSEFPVIFYTQLKVINLHKLKGQLTSNPDWIFPQSVSGMNEYVTGKKCNIAENSEFLKQNYEPVIIEVHNSWLAGSVADPDMYEYFTTAEKIPLIAYKKKG from the coding sequence ATGAAAATAGATAAAAAAGCTGCTGTTTTTTTTGGCTTTATTTTTCTGATTGGTGCGTTTTTTTTTATATACAGGCTTGATAGCAGGATTTTATGGGAAGATGAGTCTGCAACGGCTAATCTGGCCGTTAATATACTTAAATACGGAATTCCACTTGGTGATGACGGGAAAAACCGCCTTATTTTTAATGTTTCTAATGACCTCAATGAAGACTCTATATGGGTGTTATCACCGTGGCTTAGCGAATACCTGACGGCAGGTTCTTTTGCCATATTTGGGAAGAGCGAGTTTGCAGCAAGATTACCCTTTGCTGTGTTGGGGTTTCTATCAGTAATATTTCTCTTTTATGTAGTCTGGGATATCTTTAAGGACAGACAACTTGCACTGTTATCTCTGCTTCTTTCAGTAACTTCCGAGGTGTTGATTCTCCACAGCCGGCAGTGCAGGTACTATGCGGTTTCAGTCTTTATGCAGGTATTGTTTATATTTGCATTTTATCTGTTGCTTCAACGGAAACGTATCGGTATTGTCTATATGTTTATAGCCCTTACATGCCAGTTTTACAGTAGTTACTTGTTTGTGCCGGGTAATTTGCTGTTGGCAGTGACAGCCGGTTTCATCCTTAGGAAGAAATACCCCGGAGTTTTCGGTGATTTAATAATTGCTGCTGTAATTGTTTCATCTCTCGGGCTTATTTGGGTTATATATGCAAAACTCTGGAACCAGACTCAATATATAGGGATTACATCTTATTATGAAAAACTTCTTTTTTATATCATGCAAATTAACATGACAATGTTTCCGCTGCTGCTGTTGCTTCTGTTGCTTGTTTTTTACCGTAAAAGTGATTTTGTTGTTAACAGTATTTCCAGGGATATGATGTTTTTTATTCTTGCCATAATACCGTTTCAAATTGTATTTATTATAAATTATTTTACTTTTTTTCTCCGTTATATAATAATACTTGTTCCAGTCTTTATCGTCCTGCAATCGTTAATACTGAGAAGGTCCCCTCCTCTGCTTCGCTATACGATTGCCGGAATCCTTTGTCTTACAAATTTTATAGGATATACCGGATTAATTTCGTTTAAGGCTTTTATGGCTACACGTCCCCGCTTTGAAATACAAAGGCCGAGAGTAACGCTTAAAGATATATTTATGGAGAGAGTCACTCCCTATGTTAACCGCAGTGGTGAGGTGATAGCTTTTCTGAATAAAAATACACTGCCCGGGCAATCACTGCTGGCTTGTGGCAGTGAGTTTCCTGTGATATTTTATACACAACTTAAGGTGATTAATCTTCACAAGTTAAAAGGACAGTTAACGTCAAACCCCGACTGGATATTTCCTCAGAGTGTCTCAGGAATGAATGAGTACGTCACTGGCAAGAAGTGTAATATTGCAGAGAATTCAGAGTTTCTTAAGCAAAACTATGAGCCGGTTATAATTGAGGTGCATAACAGTTGGCTTGCAGGTAGTGTCGCTGACCCGGATATGTATGAATACTTCACTACTGCAGAAAAGATTCCTTTAATAGCTTATAAGAAAAAGGGTTGA
- a CDS encoding ABC transporter ATP-binding protein, whose protein sequence is MVKVEKVSKVYNPGLPDEMRALTDISFEVFRGEFVVFKGPSGSGKTTLLGQIGCMCRPTEGKIIVGQRDVAKLPERFLTEIRRNTFGFIFQQFNLIRGITVLENVMLPLYPTKTPYSEIKERANKVLEHLNMVHKRDFKITQLSGGEQQRVAIARALINDPEIILADEPTAHLDTRLSIDFLEIIHNLNHEGKTIIIASHDPLIYDSKYVMKTVEMRDGLLKEVVIK, encoded by the coding sequence TTGGTAAAAGTAGAGAAGGTTTCCAAAGTGTATAATCCGGGGCTGCCTGATGAGATGAGGGCGCTTACGGATATATCGTTTGAGGTCTTCAGGGGAGAGTTTGTAGTATTTAAGGGCCCAAGCGGCTCAGGGAAAACCACCCTTCTGGGCCAAATCGGCTGCATGTGCCGCCCAACCGAGGGTAAAATTATAGTAGGACAGAGGGATGTGGCAAAACTGCCGGAACGCTTTCTTACAGAGATAAGAAGAAATACTTTTGGCTTTATATTTCAACAGTTTAACCTTATAAGGGGTATCACAGTGCTTGAAAACGTTATGCTTCCGCTCTATCCCACTAAAACGCCATATTCAGAAATAAAAGAGCGCGCTAATAAAGTGTTGGAGCATTTAAATATGGTTCACAAGAGGGATTTTAAGATCACGCAGCTTTCCGGAGGTGAGCAGCAACGGGTAGCCATTGCACGGGCTCTTATCAATGACCCTGAAATCATCCTTGCCGATGAACCCACTGCACACCTGGATACGAGGTTATCCATTGATTTTCTTGAAATCATCCACAACCTTAACCATGAGGGTAAAACTATTATAATCGCCTCGCATGATCCCCTGATATATGATTCAAAGTATGTTATGAAAACAGTGGAAATGAGAGATGGTTTACTCAAAGAGGTCGTTATAAAGTGA
- a CDS encoding radical SAM protein: MRKTHEIRIILILPLNHEPTAEDILKINGLYIGMSHFFNYESLCFWHYDNDPVRCRQELLKSALLESFNCGMDYLFWAPDLDAVSIPAMWDIIRRTEDESLKGVYTVSGGNKISPIMLVHMELVVCYIKQYDISRWFKNSKNKEEQSPDSAFLENMATLGYPILPHEIKTTVNTQVPALRVSSGVNFLPEFIPKSHPLYKRHDMTTFILSILELAAASKNNKKIALYGAGTVSNALAPLLGESLKMVVDKNKELCGKPYYGLTVKYPDSLNDSINDYDTIVITPVGREVEVRKYLQEVLGSHYDLKTIIGFDGVVTHSSEGVSTVIVSQKVNYETGGLQNKPSDKLTTTTDRVLTKRAVLYVGYLCNIKCIFCYYAHTPAKNWHTLDECKADAFLYRSEYKNEWVDITGGEPTIYPHIIELVKYCNEIGLKPSLISNMRALSNDDTVLRLTEAGVYDFLCSVHALGDTYDFLTKSKDGWKHVVGAVENFQKHDIKWRVNCTMTAVNKTQLKDIAMFTHRHGGRVINFISYNPFEGWSLKMDIDFQSSHGEISPYLREALDYCDEAGLEANVRYFPFCMMKGHENKCYNYSQLSYDPHEWDFCSWFSDKTRNPSPKTSVQIRELISTEQEMHLFEAHRFKRTAFEQSDKCRFCAYGFICDGFANQYAGRFGTDEMAPYTGDFIKDPILFIKTQKKIVDE; the protein is encoded by the coding sequence ATGAGAAAAACACATGAAATAAGGATAATTCTGATTCTACCCCTCAACCATGAACCAACGGCGGAGGATATTCTCAAAATAAACGGCCTCTATATAGGAATGTCACATTTTTTTAACTATGAGAGTCTGTGTTTTTGGCATTATGACAATGACCCCGTACGCTGCCGGCAGGAGCTCCTGAAATCAGCCTTGCTTGAGAGCTTTAATTGCGGTATGGATTATTTGTTTTGGGCGCCGGATTTGGACGCCGTAAGTATCCCTGCTATGTGGGATATAATCAGACGCACTGAGGATGAATCACTTAAAGGCGTTTATACTGTTTCAGGCGGCAACAAGATTTCGCCCATTATGTTAGTGCATATGGAATTAGTTGTCTGCTATATAAAACAATACGATATAAGCAGGTGGTTTAAAAACAGCAAGAATAAAGAGGAACAAAGTCCTGATTCGGCCTTTTTGGAAAATATGGCTACTCTTGGTTACCCTATACTACCGCATGAGATAAAAACAACGGTGAACACTCAGGTGCCGGCTTTAAGAGTTTCATCCGGAGTTAATTTTTTACCTGAGTTTATTCCTAAATCACATCCGTTATACAAACGCCATGATATGACCACATTTATACTAAGTATCCTTGAACTGGCCGCCGCCTCAAAAAACAATAAAAAAATAGCGCTATATGGAGCAGGCACTGTCTCAAATGCCCTTGCCCCGCTTCTGGGTGAAAGTCTGAAGATGGTCGTTGATAAGAATAAAGAACTCTGTGGAAAGCCTTATTATGGTCTTACCGTAAAGTATCCTGATAGTCTGAATGATTCAATAAACGACTACGATACCATAGTGATTACGCCGGTAGGCAGAGAAGTCGAGGTAAGGAAGTACCTTCAGGAAGTCCTTGGAAGCCATTATGATTTGAAAACCATTATAGGCTTTGACGGTGTTGTAACACATAGTTCAGAGGGTGTATCAACTGTCATAGTATCTCAAAAGGTAAATTACGAAACCGGAGGGCTCCAAAATAAACCCTCTGATAAGTTAACTACTACTACTGACCGTGTTCTTACCAAAAGGGCGGTTCTCTATGTCGGCTATCTGTGTAATATAAAGTGTATTTTCTGCTACTATGCTCACACACCTGCAAAGAACTGGCATACACTTGATGAGTGTAAAGCTGATGCCTTTCTATACCGGAGCGAGTACAAAAACGAATGGGTTGATATCACAGGGGGAGAGCCCACGATTTACCCCCACATCATTGAGTTGGTTAAGTACTGTAACGAAATCGGCCTTAAACCCTCGCTTATCAGCAACATGAGGGCTTTATCAAATGATGATACTGTGCTGAGGCTGACGGAGGCCGGTGTCTATGATTTTCTCTGTTCTGTTCATGCCCTTGGTGATACTTATGACTTTCTTACAAAATCAAAAGACGGTTGGAAGCACGTTGTTGGGGCAGTTGAGAATTTCCAGAAACATGATATTAAGTGGCGTGTAAACTGCACAATGACGGCGGTAAATAAGACTCAGTTAAAAGATATAGCCATGTTTACTCACAGGCACGGTGGACGGGTTATAAATTTCATAAGTTACAATCCCTTTGAGGGTTGGTCTCTTAAGATGGACATAGATTTTCAATCAAGCCACGGTGAAATAAGCCCATATCTGCGTGAGGCTTTGGATTATTGTGATGAGGCAGGGCTTGAAGCTAATGTCCGGTATTTCCCGTTTTGTATGATGAAAGGCCATGAAAATAAGTGCTATAACTATTCACAACTCAGTTATGACCCCCACGAATGGGATTTTTGCAGCTGGTTTTCCGATAAAACAAGAAACCCATCTCCAAAGACGTCGGTGCAAATCAGAGAGCTCATAAGTACCGAGCAGGAGATGCACCTCTTTGAAGCCCACAGGTTTAAACGCACTGCTTTTGAGCAAAGCGACAAGTGCCGCTTCTGTGCTTACGGCTTTATATGTGACGGCTTTGCCAATCAGTACGCCGGTCGTTTTGGCACTGATGAGATGGCTCCTTACACAGGGGATTTCATAAAAGACCCGATATTGTTTATCAAAACACAGAAGAAAATCGTTGATGAATAA
- a CDS encoding putative toxin-antitoxin system toxin component, PIN family, whose amino-acid sequence MLKIAIDTNIVISGIIYGGKPYKILELVMDRVVLNVISSYIIKEIEGVLVRKFGWQLQKVKDNTNWLLEFSELVNPIESLNVLNYDNDNRILECAVAGKVQAIVTGDRKHLLTLKQYENILILNAVDFLTWIKKHYE is encoded by the coding sequence ATGCTCAAAATAGCGATTGACACAAACATCGTAATTTCGGGAATAATCTATGGTGGTAAGCCGTATAAAATATTAGAGTTAGTGATGGATAGAGTTGTGTTAAATGTCATTTCTTCATATATTATTAAAGAAATAGAGGGAGTACTTGTAAGGAAATTTGGATGGCAACTCCAAAAGGTAAAAGATAATACTAACTGGTTGCTTGAGTTTTCAGAACTTGTTAATCCTATAGAGAGCTTAAATGTACTTAATTATGACAACGATAACAGAATCCTTGAGTGCGCTGTAGCTGGAAAAGTGCAGGCAATCGTTACAGGAGATAGAAAGCATCTATTGACGCTGAAGCAGTACGAAAATATTTTAATTTTAAATGCCGTGGATTTTTTAACATGGATAAAAAAGCACTACGAATAA
- the ilvC gene encoding ketol-acid reductoisomerase: MKIYYDKDANLSTLKGKKIVIMGYGSQGHAHANNLKESGMDVTIGIRKGSSWNKALEAGFSVMIPSEAAKIADVIMILLPDEIQGDTYKAEIAPNMKKSVYLAFAHGFNIHFGQIVPPVDANVFMTAPKGPGHLVRSEYVRGSGVPCLIAIHQDPAGNTKDIALAYASAIGGGRAGVIETSFREETETDLFGEQVVLCGGLTSLIMAAYETLVEAGYAPEMAYFECLHEVKLITDLIYEGGIANMRYSISNTAQYGDLTRGPRIITDETKKEMKKILSEIQDGYFAKEWMLECKANKPVFNALTKKGEAHSIEDVGQKLRAMMPWLKKGKLVDKSKA, encoded by the coding sequence ATTAAAATTTATTACGACAAGGACGCAAATCTAAGTACCCTGAAAGGTAAGAAGATAGTAATAATGGGTTACGGAAGCCAGGGACATGCTCATGCCAATAACCTGAAAGAAAGCGGTATGGACGTTACAATTGGAATCAGAAAGGGCAGCAGTTGGAATAAGGCGCTGGAGGCCGGCTTTAGCGTGATGATTCCCTCGGAAGCTGCAAAAATCGCAGACGTTATAATGATTCTGCTTCCCGATGAGATTCAGGGAGACACGTATAAGGCGGAGATTGCTCCAAACATGAAAAAATCAGTATATTTGGCTTTTGCCCATGGCTTTAACATCCACTTTGGGCAGATTGTTCCACCGGTGGATGCAAACGTGTTTATGACGGCTCCTAAGGGCCCCGGTCATCTCGTAAGGAGTGAGTACGTGCGCGGAAGCGGCGTACCTTGTTTAATAGCAATACATCAGGACCCTGCCGGCAATACAAAAGATATCGCTCTTGCCTACGCATCGGCTATCGGAGGCGGCAGAGCAGGGGTTATTGAGACTTCTTTCAGAGAAGAGACGGAAACCGACCTTTTCGGCGAACAGGTAGTTCTCTGCGGCGGCTTAACATCCCTGATAATGGCAGCCTACGAAACACTTGTTGAGGCGGGATATGCCCCTGAGATGGCCTATTTTGAATGTCTGCATGAGGTTAAGCTGATTACGGATTTAATCTACGAGGGCGGCATTGCCAACATGCGTTATTCGATAAGCAACACCGCTCAGTACGGCGACCTGACACGCGGCCCAAGAATCATAACTGATGAAACGAAAAAGGAAATGAAGAAAATACTGTCCGAAATCCAGGACGGGTACTTTGCTAAAGAGTGGATGCTGGAGTGTAAGGCCAATAAGCCTGTCTTTAACGCACTAACCAAAAAAGGTGAGGCGCACAGCATAGAGGATGTAGGCCAAAAATTAAGAGCTATGATGCCCTGGCTTAAAAAAGGTAAGTTAGTAGATAAATCAAAAGCTTAG
- a CDS encoding ribbon-helix-helix domain-containing protein → MMRVTKQVTISIMPELLERVEVIAKEEHRTRSALLREALRSYLLRKEYLKLSQYGQMKAKELGIETEDDVARLIEEYRNEQMNAQNSD, encoded by the coding sequence ATGATGAGAGTAACCAAACAAGTGACAATTTCAATTATGCCGGAGCTTTTAGAGCGTGTTGAAGTTATAGCTAAAGAAGAGCACAGAACCAGAAGTGCACTATTGAGGGAAGCGCTGAGAAGCTATTTACTAAGAAAAGAATATTTAAAGTTGTCACAATATGGTCAAATGAAAGCTAAAGAACTCGGTATTGAAACTGAGGACGATGTCGCAAGGTTGATTGAAGAATATAGAAATGAACAAATGAATGCTCAAAATAGCGATTGA
- a CDS encoding glycosyltransferase family 39 protein gives MYRLDNRVLWEDETITANLAVNILKYGIPGGDDGTNRLLFNSAADLNKDSVWVYSPWLSEYLTAASFAVFGKNEFAARLPFAVLGFLSVIFLFYVVLDIFKDKQLALITLLLSITSEVLILHSRQCKYYTIAIFMQILFIYAFHLLIGRKRVGIVCMAIALTAQFYSNYMFVPGNMLLAMAAAFMLRKKYPGLLFDLFIASGIVSVFALAWVLYAALWNQAGLVGLSSYYEKLIFYLIEINMTMFPLLLLLLPVFFRKSEFIINAGSKEMLFFIIAIIPFQLSFTINFYLFFIRYIIVLIPVFIILQALILRKTPFLLRYTLLCVLCFTNVIGYAAVLPFKNLLIPHTRLELQKLRFPVKDILIERLTPYVNRSEELIAFLNENAQPGQTLLAQDSEFPVIFYTKLKVLDINYIKTQPSEFPDWIFTQSVSGINEYLGGKSFDTGAYSEFLRQNYVPVIIKVHNSKVGGSIPDPDLYEYVTSANKIQFLVFKKKPR, from the coding sequence TTGTACAGGCTTGACAACAGGGTTTTATGGGAAGATGAGACAATAACTGCAAATCTCGCTGTAAATATCCTTAAGTACGGCATCCCCGGAGGGGATGACGGCACAAATCGTCTGCTTTTTAACTCTGCTGCCGACCTCAATAAAGACTCCGTTTGGGTTTATTCCCCGTGGCTTAGTGAGTACCTGACGGCTGCATCATTTGCTGTTTTTGGGAAAAACGAGTTTGCAGCACGGCTACCATTTGCTGTGTTGGGGTTTCTGTCCGTGATTTTTTTGTTTTACGTTGTCCTCGATATTTTTAAAGACAAACAACTGGCCCTGATAACACTGCTGCTTTCCATAACATCTGAGGTGTTAATCCTGCACAGCAGGCAATGTAAGTACTACACAATTGCCATCTTTATGCAGATTTTATTTATATACGCTTTTCATCTGCTAATAGGCAGAAAGCGTGTCGGCATAGTCTGTATGGCCATAGCTCTGACAGCCCAGTTTTACAGTAATTACATGTTTGTCCCTGGCAATATGCTCCTTGCTATGGCCGCAGCTTTTATGCTTAGAAAGAAATACCCCGGACTTCTATTTGATTTGTTCATTGCCTCCGGTATTGTCTCTGTTTTTGCCCTTGCATGGGTTCTATATGCCGCCCTATGGAATCAGGCCGGGCTTGTGGGGCTTTCCTCATATTATGAAAAGTTGATTTTTTACCTCATTGAAATTAACATGACGATGTTTCCTCTGCTGTTGCTTCTGCTGCCGGTCTTTTTTAGAAAAAGCGAATTTATTATTAATGCCGGCTCTAAAGAAATGCTCTTTTTTATTATTGCAATTATTCCGTTTCAGTTGTCTTTTACTATAAATTTTTATCTCTTTTTTATTCGCTATATAATTGTACTTATCCCTGTTTTTATCATTTTGCAGGCATTAATTCTGAGAAAAACCCCTTTCTTGCTGCGTTATACTCTGCTGTGTGTACTGTGCTTTACAAATGTTATTGGATACGCTGCAGTGTTGCCGTTTAAAAATCTGCTAATCCCGCATACGAGACTTGAATTACAGAAGCTGCGCTTTCCGGTTAAAGATATACTTATTGAGAGACTCACCCCGTATGTTAACCGTTCTGAGGAGTTGATAGCTTTTTTGAATGAAAATGCGCAACCGGGGCAAACACTCCTTGCACAGGATTCTGAATTTCCAGTAATATTTTATACAAAATTAAAAGTGCTTGACATTAATTACATAAAAACGCAACCATCAGAATTTCCTGACTGGATTTTCACTCAAAGTGTTTCCGGAATTAATGAGTACCTGGGCGGAAAGTCCTTTGATACAGGGGCCTATTCTGAATTTCTGAGGCAAAACTACGTGCCGGTTATTATTAAAGTGCATAATTCAAAGGTGGGCGGCAGCATCCCGGACCCGGACTTGTACGAATATGTTACATCTGCAAACAAAATCCAATTTCTTGTCTTTAAGAAAAAACCACGGTGA
- a CDS encoding DUF354 domain-containing protein, with protein sequence MGKAIWIDLATPKSVMFFRKIIEKLTERGIETFVTSRQGDDYTETTDLLNLYEIKYHSIGKFGGGKLKGKLHASLQRQIDFMETIAGMDADTDNSSQKVEKLVCLCSVDANRVAFGLKIPIVNFYDIPLSDYTSNFLKALPQARLTLPLSAQVFKPFMVPDEIFTRFSLEPAQVFSYEFIDPVLWLCDFRPEYNIFEGILSSIGANPAKPTIVVREEEYKASYVDKQYPLLYTALPEIYKKTGANIIIVPRYETEYLKTLFPFAHVLQSKIKIQHLLAYCDLFIGGGGTINVESTFFGTPTVSTRSFVSHYDKFLMDVGLMKWVSSETQLIETALSSFGKKKEALSEQFYENQINNALCFSDRFVSWLMSNNEERFNGIC encoded by the coding sequence ATGGGTAAGGCCATATGGATTGATCTGGCCACCCCAAAGAGCGTAATGTTTTTCCGCAAGATTATCGAAAAACTAACAGAGCGCGGCATTGAGACGTTTGTGACTTCACGGCAGGGAGATGATTATACGGAAACGACAGACCTGCTTAATTTGTATGAAATAAAATATCACAGCATAGGAAAATTCGGCGGCGGTAAGTTAAAGGGAAAGCTTCATGCATCTTTGCAGAGGCAAATTGATTTTATGGAAACCATCGCAGGCATGGATGCCGACACTGACAATTCTTCACAGAAGGTGGAAAAATTGGTTTGCCTCTGCTCGGTGGATGCTAACAGGGTTGCCTTTGGACTGAAAATCCCGATTGTCAATTTTTATGATATTCCGCTCTCAGATTATACAAGCAATTTTCTGAAAGCACTCCCTCAGGCACGTTTAACTCTCCCGCTTTCGGCACAGGTCTTCAAACCCTTTATGGTGCCGGATGAGATATTCACCAGATTCTCTCTTGAACCGGCACAGGTGTTTTCCTATGAGTTTATTGACCCTGTCCTTTGGCTTTGTGATTTCAGACCTGAGTACAACATATTTGAAGGAATTTTAAGCTCCATAGGGGCTAACCCTGCAAAGCCAACCATAGTTGTGCGTGAGGAAGAGTACAAGGCCTCATATGTTGACAAGCAGTATCCTCTGTTATATACAGCGCTGCCTGAGATATATAAAAAGACAGGGGCAAACATAATAATTGTGCCCCGTTATGAAACTGAGTATCTAAAAACGCTTTTTCCTTTTGCCCATGTGCTTCAAAGTAAGATAAAAATCCAGCATCTTCTTGCTTACTGCGACCTCTTTATCGGGGGCGGGGGTACAATAAATGTGGAGTCAACTTTTTTTGGCACGCCCACGGTTTCAACGCGCTCTTTTGTAAGCCACTATGATAAGTTTCTTATGGATGTCGGACTTATGAAATGGGTATCTTCCGAAACTCAACTGATAGAGACTGCATTAAGTAGTTTTGGAAAGAAAAAAGAAGCGCTCTCTGAGCAGTTCTACGAAAACCAGATAAACAATGCGCTTTGTTTTTCCGACAGGTTTGTCTCATGGCTTATGAGCAATAATGAAGAAAGATTTAACGGTATTTGTTAA